A genomic region of Lates calcarifer isolate ASB-BC8 linkage group LG9, TLL_Latcal_v3, whole genome shotgun sequence contains the following coding sequences:
- the LOC108887530 gene encoding neuropeptide FF receptor 2-like: MTQNLSLNTTWESPNPSNSSSLQENPLTNQDITYVDFYLHKPSVVAVFTVSYLLIFVVCMVGNGVVCFIVLRSKNMRTVTNLFILNLAISDLLVGIFCMPTTLVDNIITGWPFGSIVCKLSGMVQGISVSASVFTLVAIAVDRFRCIVYPFKQKLTIATSKLIIVIIWVLAVSIMCPSGVMLQVTKEQRVRIVLSRNNDTRPFYWCRENWPNQEMRKVYTTVLFANIYLAPLSLIVIMYARIGVTLFKTTIPPMRGSGIVSAGGSGNNKLSMEGRQMISRKKKRVIMMLLIVALLFILSWLPLWTLMMLSDYASLTEHQYRVINIYVYPLAHWLAFFNSSVNPIIYGFFNENFRRGFQAAFKFQLCSVDIAQRTFSHRIRGNAVLPVQPAEISRSVLVGNGKCSCQDGGCLASRGDIKEQDLIMEDLEKVSQI; the protein is encoded by the exons ATGACCCAGAATCTATCTCTCAACACCACCTGGGAGAGCCCGAACCCTTCCAATTCCTCAAGCTTGCAGGAAAATCCTTTGACCAACCAGGACATCACCTATGTGGACTTCTACCTCCACAAGCCGTCCGTGGTCGCGGTCTTCACCGTCTCCTACCTGCTCATCTTTGTGGTGTGCATGGTGGGAAACGGGGTGGTGTGTTTCATTGTGCTGCGCAGCAAGAACATGCGCACAGTCACTAACCTGTTCATCCTCAACCTCGCCATCAGCGACCTGCTAGTTGGCATCTTTTGCATGCCGACCACTCTGGTGGACAACATCATAACAG GGTGGCCATTTGGCAGCATTGTGTGTAAGCTAAGTGGGATGGTTCAAGGGATATCTGTGTCAGCATCTGTGTTCACTCTAGTGGCAATAGCTGTTGACAG GTTCCGCTGCATTGTCTACCCTTTCAAGCAAAAGCTGACCATCGCCACCTCGAAGCTTATTATCGTCATCATATGGGTCCTGGCCGTGTCCATCATGTGTCCCTCGGGGGTCATGCTCCAGGTCACAAAGGAGCAGAGGGTGAGGATAGTCCTCAGCCGCAACAACGACACCCGCCCCTTCTACTGGTGCAGGGAAAACTGGCCCAATCAGGAGATGCGCAAAGTCTACACCACCGTCCTCTTTGCTAACATCTACCTCGCTCCTCTCAGCCTCATAGTCATCATGTACGCACGCATCGGCGTCACCCTCTTCAAGACCACTATTCCTCCGATGAGGGGCAGTGGAATTGTGTCTGCAGGAGGCAGTGGCAACAACAAATTGAGCATGGAAGGTCGTCAAATGATTtcaaggaaaaagaagagggtGATAATGATGCTGCTGATCGTggctctgctcttcatcctctcctggCTGCCCCTGTGGACACTGATGATGCTGAGTGACTATGCTAGCCTGACAGAGCACCAGTACCGTGTCATTAATATCTATGTTTATCCCTTAGCTCACTGGTTGGCCTTCTTCAACAGCAGTGTCAACCCCATCATTTACGGGTTCTTCAATGAGAACTTTCGCCGAGGCTTTCAGGCGGCTTTCAAATTCCAGCTGTGCTCCGTCGACATCGCTCAGAGGACCTTCTCCCATCGGATCAGGGGGAATGCTGTGCTCCCGGTCCAGCCTGCCGAAATCAGCAGATCAGTGCTAGTGGGGAATGGGAAGTGCTCGTGTCAGGATGGGGGGTGTTTGGCTAGTAGAGGTGACATCAAAGAACAGGACCTGATCATGGAAGATCTGGAAAAGGTGTCCCAGATTTAG